The Streptomyces sp. NBC_00224 genome has a window encoding:
- a CDS encoding endo-1,4-beta-xylanase, which produces MPVRTLRLPRPRQPRRALGAAAVTALTALAAATLLPTGRAGAADTSLRSLAEAKGIYFGTAITQGDLNNSALTAVAGSQFGMLTPGNEMKWDTTEPSRGSFNFAPADRLVSFAQANSMKLRGHTLVWHSQLPSWVSSLPTAQVKAAMENHITNEVTHYKGKLYAWDVVNEPFNEDGSFRTDAFYNAMGSGFVADALRTARAADPDAKLYLNDYNIEGQNAKSDAMYNLVKTLKSQGVPLDGVGFQAHFILGQVPSTFKANLQRFTALGVNVAITELDDRIQLPATTASLAQQANDYAGVVNTCLAVTGCVGITQWGVGDADSWIPGTFPGYGAATLYDADYRPKPAYAASATALGGSTSPSPTPGASCKVTSSVNAWNTGLTEDITLTNTGSTTIHGWSLGFTLPAGQTVTSSWNTSLTPATGRVSAANLGYNGTLAPGASTSFGFQATHTGNTSLPTLFSLNGAPCTTA; this is translated from the coding sequence GTGCCAGTCCGGACGCTCCGCCTCCCCCGCCCCAGGCAACCCCGGCGCGCCCTCGGCGCCGCCGCCGTCACCGCACTCACAGCCCTGGCCGCCGCCACCCTGCTGCCCACCGGCAGGGCCGGCGCCGCGGACACCAGCCTGCGCTCGCTCGCCGAGGCGAAGGGCATCTACTTCGGTACCGCCATCACCCAGGGCGACCTCAACAACTCCGCACTCACCGCCGTCGCCGGAAGCCAGTTCGGCATGCTCACCCCCGGCAACGAGATGAAGTGGGACACCACCGAGCCCTCGCGGGGCAGCTTCAACTTCGCCCCCGCCGACAGGCTCGTCTCCTTCGCCCAGGCCAACTCGATGAAGCTGCGCGGCCACACCCTGGTCTGGCACAGCCAGCTCCCGTCCTGGGTGAGCAGCCTGCCCACGGCACAGGTGAAGGCCGCGATGGAGAACCACATCACCAACGAGGTCACCCACTACAAGGGCAAGCTCTACGCCTGGGACGTGGTGAACGAGCCGTTCAACGAGGACGGCAGCTTCCGCACCGACGCCTTCTACAACGCCATGGGCAGCGGCTTCGTCGCCGACGCGCTGCGCACCGCGCGCGCAGCCGACCCGGACGCCAAGCTGTATCTGAACGACTACAACATCGAGGGCCAGAACGCGAAGAGCGACGCCATGTACAACCTGGTGAAAACGCTCAAGAGCCAGGGCGTCCCGCTGGACGGTGTCGGCTTCCAGGCCCACTTCATCCTCGGCCAGGTCCCCTCGACCTTCAAGGCCAACCTCCAGCGGTTCACCGCTCTCGGCGTCAACGTCGCGATCACCGAGCTCGACGACCGCATCCAGCTCCCGGCGACCACCGCCAGCCTGGCCCAGCAGGCGAACGACTACGCCGGCGTGGTCAACACCTGTCTGGCCGTCACCGGCTGTGTGGGCATCACCCAGTGGGGCGTCGGCGACGCGGACTCCTGGATCCCCGGCACCTTCCCCGGCTACGGCGCCGCCACCCTGTACGACGCCGACTACCGGCCGAAGCCCGCCTACGCCGCCTCCGCCACCGCCCTCGGCGGCAGCACCAGCCCCTCACCCACCCCGGGCGCCTCCTGCAAGGTGACCAGCTCGGTCAACGCCTGGAACACCGGCCTGACGGAAGACATCACCCTCACCAACACCGGCTCTACCACGATCCACGGCTGGTCCCTGGGCTTCACCCTGCCCGCCGGCCAGACCGTGACCAGCAGCTGGAACACCTCCCTCACCCCGGCCACCGGCCGGGTCTCCGCCGCAAACCTCGGCTACAACGGCACACTGGCCCCCGGCGCCTCCACCTCCTTCGGTTTCCAGGCCACGCACACCGGCAACACCTCCCTCCCCACCCTGTTCAGCCTCAACGGCGCCCCCTGCACCACCGCCTGA
- a CDS encoding non-reducing end alpha-L-arabinofuranosidase family hydrolase, with translation MTALLAGLSVALSAAPASAATVDTNAWYVLVNRGSGKAMDVTNRNADNGVGIQQYTRNNGAWQQWRFVDAGGGNYRLRSRFTGKTLDVSGASTADGARIQQWDDTNGTNQQFGLADSSGGYVRLIGRASAKAVSVADASTTDSTPVVQSADSGASSQQWQLVRVATVSTSLPSSPSWVSTGVLAGPKSDASHNLVSIKDFSVIRHNGNYHVFATTANTSGSWSLEQFSFNKWGDASSATQHYLDASGIGKGYRAAPQVFYFAPQGLWYMVYQTGPPTYSTSTDPTNPASWSAPKTFIGSEPPIVTQNKGKGGWIDFWTICDASNCYLFFSDDNGHLYRAQTTLANFPNGFGNTTIVMSDSTYALFEASNVYKVSGTNQYLLLVEAIGANGRYFRSWTSSSLTGNWSPLAASESSPFAGRANVSFNGSTWTNDISHGEMVRSSNDQTLTIDPCHMQYVYQGRSPDSGGDYSQLPYRMGLLTQANSNC, from the coding sequence GTGACCGCTCTGCTGGCCGGCCTGTCCGTCGCCCTCAGCGCGGCACCCGCGTCGGCGGCGACGGTCGACACCAACGCCTGGTACGTGCTCGTCAACCGGGGCAGCGGCAAGGCGATGGACGTCACCAACCGCAACGCCGACAACGGCGTCGGCATCCAGCAGTACACCCGCAACAACGGCGCCTGGCAGCAGTGGCGCTTCGTCGACGCCGGAGGCGGCAACTACCGGCTCCGCTCCCGCTTCACCGGCAAGACGCTCGACGTGTCGGGGGCCTCCACGGCCGACGGCGCCCGAATCCAGCAATGGGACGACACGAACGGAACCAACCAGCAGTTCGGCCTGGCGGACTCGTCGGGCGGGTACGTGCGGTTGATCGGCCGGGCCAGCGCCAAGGCCGTCTCGGTGGCGGATGCGTCAACCACCGACAGCACGCCGGTCGTTCAGTCCGCCGATTCCGGCGCGAGCAGCCAGCAGTGGCAGCTGGTGCGGGTCGCCACCGTCTCCACCTCGCTTCCGTCATCGCCGTCCTGGGTGTCGACCGGCGTCCTGGCCGGGCCGAAGTCCGACGCGTCACACAACCTCGTGTCGATCAAGGACTTCTCGGTCATCCGGCACAACGGCAATTACCACGTCTTCGCCACCACGGCGAACACGTCCGGGAGTTGGAGCCTGGAGCAGTTCTCCTTCAACAAGTGGGGGGACGCGTCCTCGGCCACCCAGCACTACCTGGACGCGTCGGGCATCGGCAAGGGATACCGGGCGGCGCCGCAGGTCTTCTACTTCGCCCCGCAGGGCCTGTGGTACATGGTCTACCAGACCGGCCCACCCACGTACTCGACGTCGACCGACCCGACGAACCCCGCCTCGTGGTCCGCGCCGAAGACGTTCATCGGCTCCGAACCACCGATCGTGACACAGAACAAGGGCAAGGGCGGCTGGATCGACTTCTGGACGATCTGCGACGCGTCGAACTGCTACCTGTTCTTCAGCGACGACAACGGCCACCTGTACCGCGCGCAGACCACGCTCGCGAACTTCCCCAACGGCTTCGGCAACACCACGATCGTGATGTCGGACTCCACGTACGCCCTCTTCGAGGCGTCGAACGTGTACAAGGTGTCCGGCACGAACCAGTACCTGCTGCTCGTGGAGGCGATCGGGGCCAACGGCCGGTACTTCCGGTCCTGGACGTCCTCCAGCCTCACCGGCAACTGGAGCCCTCTGGCGGCCTCCGAGAGCTCCCCCTTCGCGGGCAGGGCCAACGTCTCGTTCAACGGCTCCACCTGGACAAACGACATCAGCCACGGCGAGATGGTCCGCTCAAGCAATGACCAGACGCTGACGATCGACCCCTGCCATATGCAGTACGTGTACCAGGGCCGCTCGCCGGATTCCGGCGGCGACTACTCCCAACTCCCCTACCGCATGGGTCTGCTCACACAGGCGAACTCGAACTGCTAG
- a CDS encoding RICIN domain-containing protein, translated as MGNSKDYQLVAVHSGQCVDVSNVSTTAGSLIHQWTCDPASALGTKKKQIWRLQGKN; from the coding sequence CTGGGCAACAGCAAGGACTACCAGTTGGTCGCCGTCCACAGCGGCCAGTGCGTCGACGTCAGCAACGTCTCGACCACGGCCGGGTCGCTGATCCACCAGTGGACCTGCGACCCGGCGAGCGCCCTCGGCACCAAGAAGAAGCAGATATGGCGACTACAGGGCAAGAACTGA
- a CDS encoding trypsin-like peptidase domain-containing protein, with protein sequence MESLVTSSADGDPVAAKPSELGGPAGAVAQILTGAGVATGAGFLVPGGVVVTCAHVVCDAGHGPGDEVEVCFPQAMGAPKARGRVLAGPWRRPEREDTAVIQLAQAPPLVPELLVGLAHGAKGRPAWSFGFPSSTFDGGHEGTATAGGPLRVLDHWVLQLHDANTVARGFSGAPVVDTQTGLVIGMVTSLPGADPHQRGLNTAYATPGEILREVWPALKPLDVCPYQDFRAFTYERARWFHGRDRAKEQLLRHLVGGRHGVLLQGPSGSGKSSLVQAGVLPELPSGWRSVVARPARGLGANLELAGLPGAAGGGILASAERFLAESSGTDRLLLVIDQFEELLTSPGPGHGSAVPDDDLVVLRQLTEVVESCAAVTVLLVMRNDFYPSLADRAPKLLQAVKPVVDLPPTLTSGELYDIITKPATDAALRFEEGLPQTILSEVLASGRYDTDPDEVRATVLPLLEKTLTLVWENRADNLLTCDAYAKVGRFGGSLAQWQDAVLGQLDERHKPVAQRVLALLVRHDQSGKSLDTRRQRSVAALRTLACGPAVDEAAVDRVLTVLTRERIITVRSSDESGGTGPPMAELVHDLLIDKWPELRRWGAAYAEFDMWLDHALERAGRWGGSGKGGDLLQGTDLELGRRWRAEFGLPAPAEDFLSRSERRRRWRRVQVAAVGVSAVCVAALAATGVIRVGADGGAGRSGSPVASASAYPATDGGARSLLTKAGTGADAGLVEALRPRHEDYEAVFRPGFAEQAERYYQASALWPTGPWAEPQQTVLQMWKATTEEIQAGTAPALKYFPGGYAKLKDGFRPGLVIYRWKYTEPGEPYGMAFDGLVFVNGHWALFPKPWLALGP encoded by the coding sequence ATGGAGTCCCTGGTCACGTCATCGGCAGATGGGGATCCCGTCGCGGCGAAGCCCTCGGAACTCGGCGGTCCGGCCGGCGCGGTGGCACAGATCCTCACCGGTGCGGGCGTGGCGACCGGGGCGGGTTTCCTCGTGCCGGGCGGGGTGGTGGTCACCTGCGCCCATGTCGTGTGCGACGCGGGCCATGGGCCTGGTGACGAGGTGGAGGTGTGTTTCCCTCAGGCGATGGGGGCTCCGAAGGCCCGGGGAAGAGTGCTCGCCGGGCCGTGGCGCCGGCCGGAGCGTGAGGACACGGCTGTCATCCAGCTCGCCCAGGCCCCGCCCCTGGTGCCGGAACTGCTGGTAGGGCTCGCTCATGGGGCGAAGGGTCGGCCCGCGTGGTCGTTCGGGTTTCCCAGCTCGACCTTCGACGGCGGTCACGAGGGCACGGCGACGGCGGGCGGTCCGCTGCGCGTCCTGGACCACTGGGTGCTTCAACTGCACGACGCGAACACCGTGGCGCGCGGGTTCAGCGGCGCACCGGTCGTGGACACCCAGACCGGCCTGGTGATCGGGATGGTGACGTCCCTGCCGGGTGCCGATCCGCACCAACGGGGCCTGAACACCGCCTACGCGACGCCCGGCGAGATCCTGCGCGAGGTCTGGCCCGCGCTGAAGCCACTGGATGTCTGCCCGTACCAGGACTTCCGAGCTTTCACGTATGAGAGAGCGAGATGGTTTCACGGGCGTGACCGTGCGAAGGAGCAACTGCTGCGGCACCTGGTGGGCGGGCGGCACGGGGTGTTGCTGCAGGGCCCTTCCGGGTCCGGCAAGTCCTCCCTGGTCCAGGCAGGTGTGCTGCCCGAACTGCCGTCGGGGTGGCGGTCGGTGGTTGCTCGTCCCGCACGCGGTCTCGGGGCCAATCTGGAACTCGCGGGCCTGCCGGGAGCCGCCGGTGGAGGGATCCTGGCGTCGGCCGAGAGGTTTCTCGCGGAGTCGAGCGGCACCGATCGTCTGCTGCTCGTGATCGACCAGTTCGAGGAGTTGCTCACCTCCCCGGGCCCAGGGCACGGCTCAGCCGTGCCGGACGACGACCTCGTCGTGCTGCGCCAGCTCACCGAGGTCGTCGAGTCCTGTGCCGCCGTCACCGTACTGCTCGTCATGCGGAACGACTTCTACCCGAGTCTGGCCGATCGGGCGCCGAAACTGCTGCAGGCCGTGAAACCCGTCGTCGATCTGCCGCCGACGCTGACGTCGGGAGAGTTGTACGACATCATCACCAAGCCCGCAACGGACGCCGCTCTGCGCTTCGAGGAGGGGCTGCCGCAGACGATCCTCTCGGAGGTCCTGGCCAGCGGCCGGTACGACACGGACCCCGACGAGGTCCGCGCCACCGTACTGCCGTTGCTGGAGAAGACCTTGACCCTGGTGTGGGAGAACCGCGCCGACAACCTTCTGACGTGCGACGCCTATGCGAAGGTCGGTAGGTTCGGTGGCAGCCTGGCCCAGTGGCAGGACGCTGTCCTGGGGCAGTTGGACGAGCGGCACAAGCCGGTGGCCCAACGCGTCCTCGCCCTCTTGGTGCGCCATGACCAGAGCGGAAAGAGTCTGGATACGCGCAGACAGCGCAGTGTGGCAGCGCTTCGCACGTTGGCCTGTGGCCCCGCTGTCGACGAGGCGGCGGTGGACCGGGTGCTGACGGTCCTGACCCGCGAGCGGATCATCACCGTCCGCTCGTCGGACGAATCCGGTGGGACGGGTCCGCCCATGGCCGAGCTCGTTCACGACCTCCTCATCGACAAATGGCCAGAGCTGCGTCGGTGGGGAGCCGCGTACGCCGAGTTCGACATGTGGCTGGATCACGCGCTGGAGCGGGCCGGGAGGTGGGGGGGCTCCGGGAAAGGGGGCGACCTCCTGCAGGGAACCGATCTGGAGCTCGGACGGCGTTGGCGCGCTGAGTTCGGACTGCCCGCGCCCGCGGAGGATTTCCTGAGCCGCAGCGAACGCCGTCGGCGCTGGCGCCGCGTTCAGGTCGCGGCTGTGGGGGTGTCTGCCGTGTGCGTCGCCGCTCTCGCGGCCACGGGAGTGATCCGCGTGGGTGCCGACGGTGGTGCGGGGCGGTCGGGGAGCCCCGTCGCGTCGGCGAGCGCCTATCCCGCGACTGACGGAGGCGCCAGGTCCCTGCTGACAAAGGCCGGTACGGGGGCCGACGCGGGTCTGGTGGAGGCACTGCGGCCCAGGCACGAGGACTACGAAGCCGTCTTCCGGCCGGGCTTCGCGGAACAGGCCGAGCGGTACTACCAGGCCTCTGCGCTCTGGCCGACCGGGCCCTGGGCCGAACCCCAGCAGACGGTCCTGCAGATGTGGAAGGCCACCACCGAGGAAATCCAGGCCGGGACGGCGCCGGCCCTGAAGTACTTTCCGGGCGGCTATGCGAAACTCAAGGACGGCTTCAGGCCCGGGCTGGTCATCTACCGCTGGAAGTACACGGAGCCCGGTGAGCCTTATGGGATGGCCTTCGACGGTCTGGTCTTCGTCAACGGCCACTGGGCGCTGTTTCCCAAGCCGTGGCTTGCGCTGGGTCCGTGA
- a CDS encoding CU044_2847 family protein: MQADPVEVSAGPVMAGRVSEAIRDLPQSLESVIGPVAGMARAVLDEFRRVRPDGVEVEFGVDLAAQAGAVIAKSEAACHLKVTVTWNAAASPVADGGESAN; encoded by the coding sequence GTGCAGGCGGATCCCGTCGAGGTGTCGGCCGGGCCGGTCATGGCCGGACGGGTCTCGGAGGCTATACGTGATCTGCCGCAGAGTCTGGAGAGCGTCATCGGCCCCGTCGCGGGCATGGCGCGGGCGGTGCTGGATGAGTTCCGGCGGGTGCGGCCCGACGGCGTCGAGGTGGAGTTCGGCGTCGACCTGGCAGCGCAGGCGGGGGCAGTGATCGCGAAGAGCGAGGCGGCCTGTCATCTGAAGGTGACCGTGACCTGGAACGCCGCCGCCAGCCCTGTCGCTGACGGCGGTGAGAGCGCGAACTGA
- a CDS encoding quinone oxidoreductase has product MRAIQVYEVGGPEVLQEAKVDQPRPGPGEAVVEVAASGVNFLDVYHREGRYSLPLPFTPGAEGAGTVVEVGPGVADVAVGDRVGWVEIPGTYAERAVVDSSRLVPLPDDIGFETAAAVLLQGMTAHYLVKDAYPVQGGDTVLVHAAAGGMGLLLTQLITHLGGRVIGTTSTTAKAELAKRAGAAEVILSSAVDDLAAEVRRLNGGQGLPVVFDGVGAHTFDASLASLRTRGHLVLFGAASGAVPPFDPIRLAHGGSLTLIRPSLDHFIADRSELLRRAADVFEWVRSKALEVTVTGRYALSEAAQAHSDLEARRTTGKLLVIPDAAAIGRREETQS; this is encoded by the coding sequence ATGCGAGCGATTCAGGTGTACGAAGTGGGCGGTCCCGAGGTGCTGCAGGAGGCCAAGGTGGACCAGCCGCGGCCGGGTCCGGGCGAGGCGGTCGTGGAGGTCGCCGCATCCGGGGTCAACTTCCTCGACGTCTACCACCGCGAAGGCCGGTACAGCCTCCCCCTGCCCTTCACCCCGGGCGCTGAGGGCGCCGGCACGGTCGTCGAAGTTGGACCCGGCGTCGCTGACGTCGCAGTCGGGGACCGGGTCGGTTGGGTGGAGATTCCCGGCACGTATGCCGAGCGGGCCGTCGTGGACTCCTCCCGGCTGGTGCCGCTGCCCGACGATATCGGCTTCGAGACCGCCGCCGCCGTGCTCCTCCAAGGCATGACCGCGCACTATCTCGTCAAGGACGCCTACCCGGTTCAGGGGGGCGACACGGTGCTCGTGCATGCGGCTGCTGGTGGCATGGGGCTGCTTTTGACCCAGCTCATCACCCATCTCGGCGGCAGGGTGATCGGCACGACGTCGACCACGGCGAAGGCCGAGCTGGCGAAGCGTGCCGGGGCCGCTGAGGTGATCCTTTCCTCCGCAGTCGACGATCTCGCAGCCGAGGTGAGGCGGCTCAACGGCGGTCAGGGACTGCCGGTTGTCTTCGACGGCGTCGGCGCGCACACCTTCGATGCGAGCCTCGCCAGCCTGCGAACCCGCGGCCATCTCGTGCTCTTCGGCGCGGCAAGTGGTGCCGTGCCGCCGTTTGATCCGATTCGGCTCGCCCACGGCGGTTCGCTGACCCTGATCCGGCCCAGCCTCGATCACTTCATCGCCGATCGGTCCGAACTGCTCCGACGGGCCGCCGATGTGTTCGAGTGGGTGCGCTCCAAGGCGCTTGAGGTCACCGTAACGGGCCGCTACGCATTGTCCGAGGCCGCCCAGGCTCACAGCGATCTGGAGGCTCGGCGTACCACCGGCAAGCTGCTCGTCATACCCGATGCGGCCGCTATTGGACGCCGCGAGGAGACGCAGAGCTGA
- a CDS encoding methyltransferase domain-containing protein, with translation MSTPRRLAEILQGKGVLSAQWKDAVENVPRHFFLPDRVEAGACVISRAGDPESWLAAVYDDVAITTQVNFGETTDEGDYRLPTSSSSMPSMMLQMLQMLDLLDVQDGQRVLELGAGTGWNAAWLAHRLGDEAVTSVDMDPVLVEQAVKNTQAAGYHPRLVCGDGDAGWPSSAPYERVLATYTVCEVPFAWVEQAPGGRIVAPWGGSFLSHSFAVLDVEDGSARGRFTGYPSFMRTRNHRPERGYLSGFIHHRDEAVRARSDLSPLAIAYDAEALFFVGLALPTAWYLPVEAEDDSGEVTVWFLADDRSSWAAADYSPSGEYWVTQYGPRRLWDEAQTAYVQWRAWGEPTRDQAGMTVDATGQSVWLGSPDHVIA, from the coding sequence GTGAGCACGCCACGGCGGCTGGCGGAGATCCTGCAGGGCAAGGGCGTGTTGTCCGCGCAGTGGAAGGATGCGGTGGAGAACGTCCCCCGGCACTTCTTCCTCCCGGACAGGGTGGAGGCGGGGGCCTGCGTCATCTCGCGTGCTGGGGATCCGGAGTCATGGCTGGCCGCCGTCTACGACGATGTGGCGATCACGACGCAGGTCAACTTCGGCGAGACAACCGATGAGGGGGACTACCGGCTGCCGACATCGAGTAGTTCCATGCCGTCGATGATGCTGCAGATGCTGCAGATGCTGGATCTGCTGGATGTCCAGGACGGGCAGCGCGTGCTGGAGCTGGGGGCGGGGACGGGATGGAACGCGGCGTGGCTGGCCCACCGGCTGGGGGACGAGGCCGTCACCTCCGTCGACATGGACCCCGTCCTGGTGGAGCAGGCCGTCAAGAACACCCAGGCCGCTGGCTACCATCCCCGTCTGGTGTGCGGCGACGGGGACGCCGGGTGGCCTTCATCGGCCCCCTACGAGCGGGTACTTGCCACCTACACCGTCTGCGAGGTGCCCTTCGCCTGGGTGGAGCAGGCACCCGGTGGGCGGATCGTCGCGCCTTGGGGCGGCAGTTTCCTCAGCCACTCCTTCGCCGTCCTCGACGTGGAGGACGGCAGCGCCCGGGGGCGGTTCACCGGGTACCCGTCGTTCATGCGCACCCGTAACCACCGGCCCGAGCGCGGCTACCTCTCCGGCTTCATCCACCATCGCGACGAGGCCGTCCGGGCCCGCAGCGATTTGTCGCCCCTGGCCATCGCTTACGACGCCGAGGCGCTCTTCTTCGTTGGTCTGGCCCTGCCTACCGCGTGGTACCTCCCCGTGGAGGCCGAGGACGACAGCGGAGAGGTCACGGTCTGGTTCCTCGCCGATGACCGCTCATCGTGGGCGGCGGCCGACTACTCCCCCAGCGGCGAGTACTGGGTGACCCAGTACGGCCCCCGCCGGCTGTGGGACGAGGCCCAGACCGCCTACGTTCAGTGGCGGGCATGGGGCGAGCCGACGCGCGACCAGGCCGGAATGACCGTGGACGCCACCGGCCAGAGCGTGTGGCTTGGCTCGCCCGACCACGTCATCGCCTGA
- a CDS encoding FG-GAP repeat domain-containing protein, with translation MSSSRALRTGRLAACTALALSAGMLLSGTASADGAPVAPHTAAVPAQPEPAHPSGTLPGRTGHRLTGAAAVGAVKPRFDLDGNGVSELLYRTPSGKWWLQQFKGADESEYAFPYRENEWLKDVITPGDLTGDGRPDVLALSSNGTIALYAEATTTSAGIPGWSSGGWNAYNKLIAPGDVTGDGKPDLLARTPGGDLYLYPGTGNAGGDPFAAKVKVGGGWQAYDQLLGANDVNGDGIADVLTRTPGGDLYFYAGTGNAAAPLTSRVKLGGGWNTYNQLFSIDDVNGDGHADLYGRAQNGTAYMYLADGKGNFQDRRKWGDGWNIASSFNTSSANPFTGKSEILARNTQGTLFYYPALNNGQLGSRQQAGDSGGWAGADIRFASSLDANGQPELLEIADNWLYNESNGVSAGWSRYNLVIGPGDLNNDGQGDLLARDGSGTLWLQRGNGTGTGFASRLKVGGGWNAYDKIVGAGDLTGDGLADIVARTGDGKLYLYPGTGVSTSPFKSRVYVGGGWQQFKNLAAPGDLNGDGRADLLATNSRGELFRYTSNGYGGFESRVKLGGGWNTYRDVY, from the coding sequence TTGTCTTCTTCGCGCGCCCTGCGCACCGGCCGTCTCGCGGCCTGCACCGCCCTCGCCCTGTCGGCCGGGATGCTTCTGTCCGGCACGGCGTCGGCCGATGGGGCACCGGTGGCGCCTCACACGGCAGCCGTTCCCGCCCAGCCCGAGCCCGCCCACCCTTCGGGGACCCTCCCCGGCAGGACCGGCCACCGCCTGACCGGGGCGGCAGCAGTCGGCGCGGTCAAGCCCCGGTTCGACCTGGACGGCAACGGCGTCTCCGAGCTCCTCTACCGCACGCCCAGCGGCAAGTGGTGGCTGCAGCAGTTCAAGGGGGCGGACGAGTCGGAATACGCGTTCCCGTACCGCGAGAACGAGTGGCTGAAGGACGTCATCACACCGGGCGACCTCACCGGCGACGGGCGCCCCGACGTGCTGGCGCTGTCGTCGAACGGCACCATCGCCCTGTACGCGGAGGCGACCACCACCTCCGCAGGCATCCCCGGCTGGTCGAGCGGCGGCTGGAACGCGTACAACAAGCTCATCGCCCCCGGCGACGTCACCGGGGACGGCAAGCCCGACCTGCTGGCCCGCACCCCGGGCGGCGACCTGTACCTCTACCCCGGCACCGGGAACGCGGGCGGCGACCCGTTCGCCGCCAAGGTCAAGGTCGGCGGCGGCTGGCAGGCCTACGACCAGCTGCTCGGCGCGAACGACGTCAACGGCGACGGCATCGCCGACGTCCTGACCCGCACACCCGGCGGAGACCTGTACTTCTACGCCGGCACCGGCAACGCCGCCGCCCCGCTCACGAGCCGGGTCAAGCTCGGCGGCGGCTGGAACACGTACAACCAACTCTTCAGCATCGACGACGTCAACGGTGACGGCCACGCGGACCTCTACGGCCGTGCCCAGAACGGCACGGCCTACATGTACCTCGCCGACGGCAAGGGCAACTTCCAGGACCGGCGCAAGTGGGGCGACGGCTGGAACATCGCGTCCTCGTTCAACACGTCGAGCGCCAATCCCTTCACCGGCAAGAGCGAGATCCTGGCCCGCAACACCCAGGGCACGCTGTTCTACTACCCCGCCCTGAACAACGGCCAGCTGGGCAGCCGCCAGCAGGCGGGCGACAGCGGGGGCTGGGCGGGCGCCGACATCCGGTTCGCCTCCTCGCTCGACGCCAACGGCCAGCCGGAACTGCTGGAGATCGCCGACAACTGGCTCTACAACGAAAGCAACGGGGTCAGCGCCGGCTGGAGCCGCTACAACCTCGTCATCGGTCCCGGCGACCTGAACAACGACGGTCAGGGCGACCTGCTGGCCCGCGACGGCTCCGGCACCCTGTGGCTGCAGCGCGGCAACGGGACGGGCACCGGCTTCGCCTCCCGCCTGAAGGTCGGCGGCGGCTGGAACGCCTACGACAAGATCGTCGGTGCCGGTGACCTCACCGGAGACGGCCTCGCGGACATCGTGGCCCGCACCGGCGACGGCAAGCTCTACCTCTACCCGGGAACGGGTGTGTCCACCTCGCCGTTCAAGTCCCGCGTGTACGTCGGCGGTGGCTGGCAGCAGTTCAAGAACCTCGCCGCCCCCGGCGACCTCAACGGCGACGGCCGCGCCGACCTCCTCGCCACCAACTCCCGCGGCGAGCTGTTCCGCTACACCTCCAACGGCTACGGCGGCTTCGAGTCCCGCGTGAAGCTCGGCGGCGGCTGGAACACCTACCGCGACGTGTACTAA